One segment of Ricinus communis isolate WT05 ecotype wild-type chromosome 8, ASM1957865v1, whole genome shotgun sequence DNA contains the following:
- the LOC8263921 gene encoding uncharacterized protein LOC8263921 isoform X1 yields the protein MSLPVVDTEYMKEIDKARRDLRALIAYKNCAPIMLRLAWHDAGTYDKHTKTGGPNGSIRNEEEYSHGSNNGLKIALDFCEEVKAKHPRITYADLYQLAGVVAVEVTGGPSINFVPGRKDSKISPREGRLPDAKQDIKNAFLHGDLQEEVYMEQPLGFVAQGEYGKVFYLRKFLYGLKQRPRAWFGKFSQAVEKFDMKKSKLDHSIFFKHSAVGIILLVVFVDDIVIIGSGTTEISSLKYFLHIQFHTKYLGMLRYLLGVKVIRSKKGIFLSQRKYVLDLLSEIGKLGAKPCNIPIVPNLQLTNDDELFKDLERYRRLVGKLNYLTVTLPDIAYSVSVVSQYMSSSTVNHWTTVEQILCYLKGALGRGILYGNHGYNRIECFLDTDWAGPRMIEDLLQAILYLLEGIWFHGKVRSKMLSHVQMRNQSIEL from the exons ATGTCGTTACCGGTAGTTGACACAGAGTACATGAAGGAGATAGACAAGGCACGTCGCGATCTCCGTGCTCTTATCGCTTACAAGAACTGCGCTCCTATCATGCTTCGCTTAGC ATGGCACGATGCAGGAACCTACGATAAGCACACAAAAACTGGTGGACCTAACGGCTCTATAAGGAACGAAGAGGAGTACTCTCATGGCTCTAACAATGGCTTGAAAATTGCTCTTGACTTTTGCg aggaAGTGAAAGCTAAACATCCAAGGATTACTTATGCGGATTTATACCAG CTTGCAGGTGTTGTTGCAGTTGAGGTCACTGGAGGCCCTTCCATTAACTTTGTTCCTGGCAGAAAG GACTCCAAAATCTCTCCCAGGGAAGGGAGGCTTCCAGATGCTAAACAAG ATATCAAGAATGCTTTTCTCCATGGGGATCTTCAGGAGGAAGTTTATATGGAGCAACCGCTTGGCTTTGTTGCTCAGGGGGAGTATGGGAAAGTTTTCTATCTTCGCAAGTTTCTATACGGATTGAAGCAAAGGCCTCGTGCTTGGTTTGGAAAGTTTAGTCAAGCAGTTGAGAAGTTTGACATGAAGAAAAGTAAGTTGGACCATTCTATTTTCTTCAAGCATTCTGCTGTAGGTATCATTCTGTTAGTTGTGTTTGTGGATGATATTGTCATTATTGGGAGTGGCACTACAGAGATTTCATCCCTTAAATATTTTCTCCACATTCAGTTTCATACTAAATATTTGGGAATGTTGAGATACCTCTTGGGTGTTAAGGTAATACGAAGTAAGAAGGGaatatttttatctcaaaGGAAATATGTACTTGACCTGTTGTCCGAGATAGGAAAGTTGGGAGCTAAGCCATGCAATATTCCAATAGTTCCTAATTTGCAGCTCACAAATGATGATGAGTTATTTAAAGATCTTGAGAGATATAGAAGATTGGTTGGGAAGTTGAATTATCTTACTGTGACTCTTCCAGATATTGCATATTCAGTTAGTGTGGTGAGTCAGTACATGTCCTCTTCAACAGTTAATCACTGGACAACTGTCGAACAAATTTTGTGCTACTTAAAAGGAGCACTTGGGCGAGGAATATTATATGGTAATCATGGTTATAATAGAATTGAATGTTTTTTAGATACTGACTGGGCGGGTCCAAGGATGATTGAAGATCTACTACAGGCTATTCTGTATTTGTTGGAGGGAATTTGGTTTCATGGAAAAGTAAGAAGCAAAATGTTGTCTCACGTTCAAATGCGGAATCAGAGTATAGAGCTATAG
- the LOC8263920 gene encoding synaptotagmin-1, giving the protein MGFFSTIFGFCGFGVGISMGLVIGYYLFIFFQPTDVKEPEIRPLVEEDSETLQRMLPEIPLWVKNPDYDRIDWLNKFLEYMWPYLDKAICKTAKNIATPIIAEQIPKYKIDSVEFETLTLGTLPPTFSGMKVYVTDEKELILEPCLKWAGNPNVTVAVKAFGLKATAQVVDLQVFALPRITLKPLVPSFPCFATIYVSLMEKPHVDFGLKLSGADIMSIPGLYRLVQEIIKDQVANMYLWPKTLEVQVMDPAKALKRPVGILNVKVVRAMKLKKKDLLGASDPYVKIKLTEDKLPSKKTTVKHKNLNPEWNEEFNLVVKDPETQAVEFHVYDWEQVGKHDKMGMNVVPLKELSPEEPKLTTLALLKNMDLNDSQNEKSRGQLEVELTYKPFKEDDLPNVLEESNAVQKAPEGTPAGGGLLAIIIHEAQDLEGKHHTNPHVRLIFRGEERKTKTVKKSRDPRWEDEFQFTLDEPPTNDRLHVEVVSTSSRMGLLHPKESLGYVDISLADVVSNKRINEKFHLIDSKNGRIQIELQWRTSS; this is encoded by the exons ATGGGGTTCTTCAGTACGATTTTCGGTTTCTGTGGCTTTGGAGTAGGGATTTCAATGGGACTTGTGATCGGTTATTACCTATTTATCTTTTTCCAGCCTACCGATGTTAAG GAACCTGAAATTCGTCCCTTGGTTGAGGAAGACTCAGAAACTTTGCAACGGATGCTTCCAGAGATACCCTTGTGGGTGAAAAATCCAGACTATGATCGA ATTGATTGGCTAAATAAGTTTCTTGAGTATATGTGGCCTTATCTCGACAAG GCCATTTGCAAGACTGCCAAGAACATTGCAACCCCAATCATTGCTGAACAGATTCCCAAATATAAGATTGACTCGGTTGAATTTGAAACGCTTACTTTAGGGACCCTACCACCAACTTTTTCAG GAATGAAAGTTTATGTCACTGATGAGAAGGAGCTGATTCTGGAACCTTGCTTAAAGTGGGCTGGAAATCCTAATGTCACAGTTGCTGTTAAAGCGTTTGGGTTGAAAGCAACTGCTCag GTGGTGGATTTGCAAGTCTTTGCATTACCACGTATAACTTTGAAGCCCTTGGTTCCTAGTTTTCCTTGTTTTGCTACAATCTATGTGTCTCTCATGGAGAAG CCACATGTTGACTTTGGATTAAAGCTTTCAGGAGCTGATATTATGTCGATACCTGGCCTCTACAGGCTTGTCCAG GAGATTATTAAGGATCAGGTTGCCAACATGTATCTATGGCCTAAAACCCTTGAAGTACAAGTCATGGATCCTGCAAA GGCCTTGAAGAGGCCTGTGGGAATTCTCAACGTGAAAGTTGTAAGGGCAATGAAGCTGAAGAAGAAAGATCTGCTGGGTGCGTCTGATCCTTATGTGAAAATAAAGTTGACTGAGGATAAGCTACCATCAAAGAAGACCACAGTAAAACACAAGAACTTGAATCCAGAATGGAATGAAGAATTCAATTTGGTTGTTAAAGATCCTGAGACCCAGGCTGTTGAGTTTCATGTGTATGACTGGGAGCAG GTTGGCAAACATGATAAGATGGGTATGAATGTAGTTCCTTTAAAAGAACTTTCACCGGAGGAGCCAAAACTTACCACTCTTGCCCTCCTTAAAAATATGGACTTGAATGATTCTCAAAATGAAAAGTCACGCGGGCAATTGGAGGTGGAACTGACATATAAACCTTTCAAAGAGGATGACTTGCCCAATGTTTTGGAAGAGTCAAATGCGGTGCAGAAGGCTCCTGAAGGAACCCCTGCTGGTGGAGGTTTACTTGCAATTATTATCCATGAGGCTCAGGATCTTGAAGGAAAGCATCATACTAATCCACATGTACGGCTTATTTTTAGAGGGGAGGAGAGGAAAACTAAG ACTGTTAAGAAGAGCAGAGACCCAAGATGGGAAGACGAGTTCCAGTTTACATTGGACGAGCCTCCCACTAATGATAGGCTACATGTGGAAGTTGTCAGTACCTCATCGAGGATGGGATTGCTGCATCCAAAG GAATCTCTGGGTTATGTGGACATTAGTCTGGCAGATGTTGTTAGCAACAAAAGAATCAATGAGAAGTTCCACCTTATAGACTCTAAGAATGGTCGGATTCAAATTGAGTTGCAGTGGAGAACATCTTCCTGA